In Herbinix luporum, a single window of DNA contains:
- a CDS encoding DUF4256 domain-containing protein, whose product MTIDDLNKVINLTHEQQMELINTLKNRFKENMKRHKDIQWEDVEARLKGNPNKLWSLYQMEITGGEPDVVAYDNDKGEYIFFDCSGETPIGRRNVCYDKEALASRKKNKPANSAIGMATDMGIKILSEEEYRYLQSLGSFDLKTSSWVKTPDKIRKLGGALFCDHRYDTIFLYHNGAESYYSVRGFRGSLRV is encoded by the coding sequence ATGACTATAGATGATTTAAACAAAGTAATAAATTTAACCCATGAACAGCAGATGGAATTAATAAACACTTTAAAGAATCGCTTTAAGGAAAATATGAAACGCCACAAGGATATACAGTGGGAAGATGTGGAAGCAAGGCTTAAGGGTAATCCAAATAAGCTTTGGTCCTTATACCAAATGGAAATTACCGGTGGTGAACCTGATGTGGTTGCTTATGATAATGATAAAGGAGAATATATTTTCTTTGATTGTTCAGGAGAAACTCCTATAGGCAGGAGAAATGTCTGTTATGATAAAGAAGCACTAGCCTCAAGGAAGAAGAATAAGCCGGCTAATAGTGCTATTGGGATGGCTACAGATATGGGAATTAAAATATTATCTGAAGAGGAATATCGTTATCTACAAAGTCTTGGTAGCTTTGATTTAAAGACTTCCAGCTGGGTAAAAACCCCTGATAAGATTAGAAAACTTGGTGGAGCACTTTTTTGTGATCACCGTTATGACACTATATTCTTATATCATAATGGAGCAGAATCATATTATTCAGTTAGGGGATTTAGAGGGTCATTAAGAGTTTAA
- a CDS encoding DUF3307 domain-containing protein, with protein sequence MFRNYFILLLLAHIIGDFYIQTNKMARKKEKEISWVLIHSLCYLAVMLIVTLPVMSVTLIVGVTIAAIFHCLIDVFKFIYISHIRKRGRFSLIIDRNVFFTDQILHSLVLLGISYWLANGNLPISLNIIFRNFLNVIGIPGKQIMSWLFAILVIHKPTNIAISKFLLNYKPEDYNVKEDRKAGRYIGTVERIIMLIFIYINQYSAIGLVLTAKSIARYERITKEEHFAEYYLLGTLISTLIAIIVSFVF encoded by the coding sequence ATGTTTAGAAATTATTTTATCTTATTACTTTTAGCACATATAATAGGAGATTTCTATATACAGACAAATAAGATGGCCAGGAAGAAAGAAAAAGAAATAAGTTGGGTACTTATTCACAGTTTATGCTACCTGGCTGTAATGTTGATAGTTACATTGCCTGTAATGTCTGTAACATTAATAGTAGGGGTTACCATTGCTGCTATCTTTCATTGTCTTATTGATGTTTTTAAGTTCATATATATATCCCATATAAGAAAAAGAGGAAGATTTAGCCTTATAATAGACCGAAATGTATTTTTTACTGATCAAATTCTACATAGTTTAGTCTTACTAGGAATATCTTATTGGTTAGCAAATGGTAATCTACCAATTAGTTTAAACATAATCTTTAGAAATTTCTTAAATGTTATAGGGATACCAGGAAAGCAGATAATGTCCTGGTTATTTGCCATATTAGTAATACATAAGCCTACTAATATTGCTATATCTAAGTTTTTGCTTAATTATAAGCCGGAAGATTATAATGTTAAAGAGGATAGGAAAGCAGGAAGATATATAGGGACTGTTGAAAGAATTATTATGCTGATTTTTATATATATAAATCAATATTCAGCTATCGGTTTAGTCCTAACCGCAAAATCCATAGCAAGATACGAGAGGATAACTAAGGAAGAACATTTTGCAGAATATTATTTATTAGGTACATTAATTAGTACCCTGATAGCTATAATTGTGTCATTTGTATTCTAA
- a CDS encoding SatD family protein has product MLTSFPNYIAIIGDIKGSKKIDNRNKVQKIMKSLLEDINKKYMDDIYSKFTITLGDEFQGLLCCGANCMKILSEIERKLHPIKVRIGVGIGGITTEINREISIGADGPGYYKARTAIEYLKKEEKRKQTNPADIRIEIDGDYKSLSIMLNTILSLMTAIKESWTDRQREIIWDMMEHQDSQLDVAKRLGITQSSVQKGLSNGKYYAYKDAFDTIEKLLEETRSKYV; this is encoded by the coding sequence ATGCTTACTTCATTTCCAAATTATATAGCGATTATAGGTGATATTAAAGGTTCAAAAAAAATTGACAATAGAAATAAAGTTCAAAAAATAATGAAGTCCCTTCTAGAAGATATTAATAAAAAATATATGGATGATATTTATTCCAAATTCACCATAACATTAGGAGATGAATTTCAAGGATTACTCTGCTGCGGAGCAAATTGCATGAAGATTTTATCTGAAATTGAAAGAAAGCTACATCCTATAAAAGTTAGAATAGGAGTAGGAATTGGTGGTATTACCACAGAAATAAATAGAGAAATCTCTATCGGAGCTGACGGGCCGGGATATTATAAGGCAAGAACTGCTATAGAATATTTAAAGAAAGAAGAAAAAAGAAAGCAGACTAATCCGGCTGATATACGTATTGAAATTGACGGTGATTATAAGTCCTTATCAATTATGCTTAACACCATATTATCCTTAATGACTGCCATAAAAGAGTCCTGGACTGATAGGCAGAGAGAAATTATCTGGGATATGATGGAACATCAAGACAGTCAGCTAGATGTTGCAAAAAGATTAGGGATTACCCAGTCTTCGGTACAAAAAGGTCTATCAAATGGAAAATATTATGCATATAAAGATGCATTTGATACTATAGAAAAATTGTTAGAAGAAACTAGGAGTAAATATGTTTAG
- the tsaA gene encoding tRNA (N6-threonylcarbamoyladenosine(37)-N6)-methyltransferase TrmO: MQGDNSFIQSINNDNKLTYDLTLECIARIHTDFPEKFGIPRQSGIVEALKGVIVFEPKYRNPDAIRGLEGFSHIWLIWGFHQFQRDKWAPMVKPPRLGGNKRMGVFATRSPNRPNNLGLSSVKLDKIQYHKDYGPILYVSGIDLVNQTPIYDIKPYLPYCDSHPDALEGFIEDIADYKLEVEIDKELLNQIPEEYHEALMGVLAEDPRPSYHDDPERIYGFYFAGYNIRFKVKDKLLSVYDITKLQ; this comes from the coding sequence ATGCAAGGTGATAATAGTTTTATACAATCGATTAATAACGATAATAAGCTTACTTATGATCTTACTCTTGAATGTATTGCAAGGATTCATACTGATTTTCCTGAAAAATTCGGGATACCTAGACAAAGTGGAATAGTAGAAGCCTTAAAGGGTGTGATTGTATTTGAGCCTAAATATCGTAACCCTGACGCTATTAGGGGATTAGAGGGTTTTTCTCATATCTGGCTAATTTGGGGTTTTCATCAATTTCAAAGAGACAAATGGGCCCCCATGGTGAAACCCCCTAGACTTGGGGGTAACAAACGGATGGGGGTATTTGCAACTCGTTCTCCTAATCGGCCCAACAATTTGGGTCTATCATCCGTAAAACTAGATAAAATTCAATATCATAAGGATTATGGGCCTATACTATATGTTTCAGGTATCGACCTTGTGAATCAGACACCCATATATGACATAAAGCCTTATCTGCCATATTGCGATAGCCATCCTGATGCTTTGGAGGGCTTTATAGAAGATATAGCCGATTATAAACTTGAAGTTGAGATTGATAAGGAACTTCTTAATCAGATACCGGAAGAATACCATGAGGCACTTATGGGAGTATTGGCAGAGGACCCAAGGCCCTCATATCATGATGATCCTGAAAGAATCTATGGTTTTTATTTTGCCGGATATAATATTAGATTTAAAGTTAAGGATAAACTTTTATCTGTATATGATATAACAAAATTGCAATAA
- a CDS encoding MBL fold metallo-hydrolase: MNVNVTYIEHSGFLLEWEEAYWLFDYYKGDLPDFDGKKRLLVFVSHRHDDHFNPEIFNLYKKHSNIRYFISSDIKLDDNNMSKYGITKELASLIQIVKPNQEYLPNNTDDIVINTLKSTDIGVAFLIKYKGKTIYHAGDLNLWVWKGEDKQFNNNMRAIFIKEIDKLNNVNIDLAFAPLDPRQEEWYGLGIDELLSRAKINYLFPMHFWQQPKIIKKFKKEREDKQLTAKIIDIEHKGQIFNIDI; encoded by the coding sequence ATGAATGTTAATGTAACCTATATTGAACATAGTGGTTTTTTACTTGAATGGGAAGAGGCTTATTGGTTATTTGATTATTATAAAGGAGACTTACCTGATTTTGACGGCAAAAAAAGACTTTTAGTCTTTGTCAGCCACAGGCATGATGATCATTTTAACCCAGAGATTTTTAATCTGTATAAGAAGCATTCAAATATAAGATATTTTATTTCTTCAGATATTAAATTAGATGATAATAATATGTCTAAATATGGTATAACTAAGGAATTAGCTTCCTTGATTCAAATCGTTAAACCAAACCAGGAATATCTACCGAATAATACTGACGATATAGTGATTAATACCTTAAAATCAACAGATATAGGTGTTGCCTTCCTTATTAAATATAAAGGAAAAACTATTTATCATGCTGGGGATTTAAATCTTTGGGTTTGGAAAGGTGAAGATAAACAGTTTAATAATAATATGAGAGCAATTTTTATTAAAGAAATAGATAAATTAAACAATGTAAATATTGATTTGGCATTTGCTCCCTTAGATCCTAGGCAGGAGGAGTGGTATGGCCTTGGTATAGATGAACTCCTAAGTAGGGCTAAGATTAATTATTTATTCCCCATGCATTTTTGGCAACAGCCAAAGATAATTAAAAAATTTAAAAAGGAAAGAGAAGATAAGCAGCTTACAGCTAAGATTATAGATATAGAGCATAAGGGGCAGATATTTAATATTGATATATAA
- a CDS encoding RNA polymerase sigma factor: MIENLYRNYHSQLLWYCLNLSSNNRALAEDIVQDTFIRGLENAHVLNDLTDSQCRAWLYKTAKNIFIDKIRRINREPKQEFKFVTEDDLSEIMVKQLCGQLPREESDLFWLRHMEGYNSSELGKLFDLPSSTVRARLASARKKLRKIYLEQKGKGEL; encoded by the coding sequence ATGATAGAAAATTTATATAGAAACTACCATAGTCAATTACTATGGTATTGCCTTAACCTCTCCAGTAACAATCGTGCTTTAGCTGAGGATATCGTACAGGATACTTTTATCAGGGGATTAGAAAATGCCCATGTATTAAACGATTTGACCGATTCTCAATGTCGAGCATGGCTTTATAAAACCGCAAAGAATATATTTATAGACAAAATCCGACGAATCAACAGGGAGCCTAAGCAGGAGTTTAAGTTTGTTACTGAAGATGATTTAAGTGAGATTATGGTTAAGCAATTATGTGGGCAGCTTCCCAGGGAAGAAAGTGACTTGTTCTGGCTAAGACATATGGAAGGTTATAATTCCTCAGAATTAGGGAAGCTTTTTGATCTACCTTCTTCTACTGTAAGAGCTAGATTAGCCTCAGCGAGAAAAAAATTAAGAAAAATTTATTTAGAACAGAAAGGCAAAGGTGAATTATAA
- a CDS encoding cupin domain-containing protein, with the protein MNFNNKHNRFYPNLPKKNSFYRGRYPYRSIRDYGPEPFVININKATLQNTTFRTSLWTGTFLQLTLMSIDVGGEIGLEVHHDIDQFIRIEQGEGLVMMGDQKDDLYFREPVKDDYVIFIPAGKWHNLINTGHTPIKLYSIYAPPNHPHGTIHVTKDDETH; encoded by the coding sequence ATGAATTTTAACAATAAACATAATAGATTTTATCCAAACTTACCTAAAAAAAATAGTTTTTATCGTGGACGATATCCTTATCGCAGTATTAGAGATTACGGTCCGGAGCCATTTGTTATAAATATTAATAAAGCTACATTGCAAAACACTACTTTCCGTACTTCCTTATGGACCGGCACTTTTTTGCAGCTTACACTTATGAGTATTGATGTTGGTGGTGAAATAGGGTTAGAGGTTCATCACGATATTGATCAGTTTATTCGTATCGAACAGGGTGAAGGATTAGTTATGATGGGGGATCAAAAAGATGATCTTTATTTTCGGGAACCTGTTAAAGATGACTATGTTATCTTTATTCCTGCAGGAAAATGGCACAATTTAATTAACACCGGTCATACTCCCATTAAATTATATTCAATTTATGCACCACCAAACCATCCCCATGGCACCATTCATGTTACAAAGGATGACGAAACTCATTAA
- a CDS encoding 4Fe-4S binding protein has product MKKPWYEYMWIVSALYLTLGFFNILFAWLGMLCFIIPLVISAVKGSKSYCNKYCGRGQLFSLLGKKFALSRNKPMPRWMVSKWFRYGFLTFFMIMFLQMIFITYLVFKDVRGLSETVKLLWTFKIPWGWAHKVTGIPAWISQFAFGFYSVMMTSSILGIITMLLFKPRSWCIYCPMGTMTQLICKFQITKKEQNQ; this is encoded by the coding sequence ATGAAAAAACCCTGGTATGAATATATGTGGATAGTATCCGCTTTATATCTTACACTTGGCTTCTTTAATATACTTTTTGCATGGTTGGGTATGCTTTGTTTTATTATTCCCCTAGTAATCTCAGCAGTAAAGGGATCAAAATCATATTGTAATAAGTATTGTGGAAGAGGCCAGCTTTTTTCCCTGCTGGGTAAAAAATTTGCCTTATCAAGGAATAAGCCCATGCCCAGATGGATGGTATCAAAATGGTTCAGATATGGTTTTCTAACCTTTTTTATGATAATGTTTTTACAGATGATATTTATTACTTACCTGGTTTTTAAAGATGTCAGAGGACTTTCAGAAACAGTAAAACTTCTATGGACCTTTAAAATACCTTGGGGCTGGGCACATAAAGTAACCGGTATACCTGCCTGGATATCCCAATTTGCTTTCGGATTTTATAGTGTTATGATGACATCAAGTATACTTGGTATAATTACCATGTTATTATTCAAGCCTAGATCATGGTGTATCTATTGTCCCATGGGTACCATGACCCAATTAATATGTAAGTTTCAAATAACAAAAAAAGAACAAAATCAATGA
- a CDS encoding 4Fe-4S binding protein — MVRRMAKVDKSLCVACGSCIKVCPKQAISIYRGVYAQVDESKCIGCGLCAKECPASIITINKLEVGA; from the coding sequence ATGGTAAGAAGAATGGCAAAGGTTGATAAATCTTTATGCGTTGCCTGTGGAAGCTGTATAAAAGTATGTCCAAAACAGGCAATATCCATCTATAGGGGAGTGTATGCCCAGGTGGATGAAAGTAAATGTATCGGCTGTGGATTATGTGCAAAAGAGTGTCCCGCTTCCATAATTACTATAAATAAGTTGGAGGTGGGAGCATGA
- a CDS encoding ABC transporter ATP-binding protein — MAILKLNDVSYSYQNQYQSVEAVKNVSLELEQGKVYAIIGKSGSGKSTLLSLMAGLTLPKSGEILYDGDSIKNLDMEEYRRDKASVIYQTFNLFPLMTVLENVIFPLELKGMKHLEAKAIAERHIASVGLDKNHYKRFPNMLSGGERQRVAIARALATGSRLLLADEPTGNLDMANGDLVVKLLIDLAHKDKLAVVIVTHDLSIADKADEVFQMNDGILSRM; from the coding sequence ATGGCGATTTTGAAATTAAATGATGTTTCTTATAGCTATCAAAATCAGTATCAAAGTGTAGAAGCGGTTAAGAATGTTAGTTTAGAGCTTGAACAAGGAAAAGTTTATGCTATTATTGGAAAATCCGGTTCAGGTAAATCCACCTTACTATCATTGATGGCAGGACTTACCCTTCCTAAGTCAGGTGAGATTTTATATGATGGGGACTCTATAAAAAACCTTGATATGGAGGAGTATAGAAGAGATAAGGCCTCGGTTATTTATCAAACCTTTAATCTATTTCCTTTAATGACAGTACTTGAGAATGTAATATTTCCTTTGGAGTTAAAAGGGATGAAGCATCTTGAGGCTAAGGCTATAGCCGAAAGGCATATAGCTAGTGTCGGTTTAGATAAAAACCACTATAAAAGATTCCCTAATATGCTGTCCGGTGGTGAAAGGCAAAGAGTAGCTATAGCAAGAGCCTTGGCTACCGGTTCTAGACTTTTACTTGCAGACGAGCCTACAGGAAATTTAGATATGGCAAATGGTGATTTGGTTGTTAAACTTCTTATAGATCTAGCCCATAAAGATAAGCTGGCAGTTGTAATAGTAACCCACGATCTTTCCATTGCAGATAAGGCAGATGAGGTCTTTCAGATGAATGACGGAATACTATCTAGGATGTAG
- a CDS encoding ABC transporter permease: MISHSIKSIVRTPKKSILFFCLIGFLSIILSIGAGMYMSAHNMLLDADKTFSTVVELSYLGNSDNNQEAFFERMNKDLSDFDFQKLMKDSNVLSVNMEKSAYAYVAENQINQSLSDINNYVIIEVFNIKPYDDTLYQAIVNKVYFGKTMRENTYVILNSLNEYGEAAGYNFVQGHKYLIIGSLADGKNPMPIITPQIPNGLEGFNYVIDLHEKADFYETKEGEELLELAEAFNVVDSSLPVTMVTNLEACEPYFNGDLIISTGRGFLPEEYQEGNNNVILISKTLAEIYELNIGDSLKLNLHYGKKGIGLSDYFKDYSFSYEAAYEVVGIFDNKENNIFKIYMPMADWISQDFHSTTLARYLVKNGTGNIFIEAYKKDLLANMKFTLYDQGYEAALKPIVELKDTSILLLLLGGLSAIIILVLFSYLYVIKQKDTIINMLALGAGKKRTLTYILFGSMLLLMVASTIGAFITSVFIGSLTKIIFDSMTSSYNRDLMYSERALGLRLDFETKIRINYWIPVIIILLILIIGFILINCLTLYVFNGDKFKVNRPKKVSPKKKSIQEIHPSKANKKDILFGRIRPLSLKFALISLVRSAGRSFIVPILAFIMSVFLVFLGYLSNMEKSKKANVYDNIPVNAYMTTFKNETRDLGGLNLQYDIFRLIDPNYSYRMGWGTEVYNELISGGEYSSSKIYEERRKLLDSSEFFKEMYLYNAVHYEYMGISKTKDGREFPELQSYPNIRKHKNAFGFDWFLNIIPKMPKLAYADDIRYTPEFFDNQDCEVEFLSGYDYDSLSLNENIGIIPRNFASENNIDLGDTIRLTAWYIYEEEYALCSVLDLEVIGIYEQTWQSDVIYTPWIMSYDHDYYVDYSYPIDSQAQVETIWIWNEILPRSVRAATFTLKNTKNLAAFREYLDKQGYSEAGQIKNNRRAIVIQDKKLEETIKPFDNHIKLMNILNPIMLILFGVIGFMVSYLLIRHRISELAIMRSMGAKRTYVFLSFFIEQLILFLLGLIPVFIYSLIFPKYFIYYGASVAYFIISYLTGSGLSLIYLGKADLLDILFSKE; the protein is encoded by the coding sequence ATGATATCACATAGTATTAAAAGTATTGTACGGACACCAAAAAAATCCATATTGTTTTTTTGCTTAATCGGATTTTTATCTATAATTTTAAGTATTGGAGCCGGAATGTATATGTCTGCCCATAATATGCTTTTAGATGCAGACAAAACCTTTTCTACAGTAGTAGAACTATCTTATCTGGGTAATTCAGATAATAATCAAGAGGCCTTTTTTGAAAGAATGAATAAGGATCTGTCCGATTTTGATTTTCAAAAATTAATGAAGGATTCTAATGTTCTTTCGGTAAATATGGAAAAATCCGCTTATGCATATGTAGCTGAAAATCAAATTAATCAGAGTCTTTCAGATATTAATAATTATGTTATTATAGAAGTTTTTAATATTAAGCCTTACGACGATACCTTATATCAGGCTATTGTAAATAAGGTTTATTTTGGGAAGACAATGAGAGAAAATACATATGTAATCTTAAATAGTCTAAATGAGTATGGGGAAGCAGCCGGTTATAATTTTGTACAGGGTCATAAGTATTTAATTATAGGAAGTTTAGCCGACGGAAAAAACCCTATGCCTATTATTACACCGCAAATTCCAAATGGTTTAGAAGGTTTCAATTATGTAATTGACCTCCATGAGAAAGCGGACTTTTATGAAACAAAAGAGGGAGAGGAATTATTGGAACTGGCAGAGGCTTTTAATGTAGTTGATAGTTCTCTTCCGGTTACCATGGTTACTAATTTGGAGGCTTGTGAGCCATATTTTAATGGTGATTTGATTATAAGCACGGGTAGGGGTTTTTTACCGGAAGAATATCAAGAAGGAAATAATAATGTTATTTTAATCAGTAAAACCTTAGCAGAGATTTATGAACTTAATATAGGGGATAGCCTTAAGTTAAATCTTCATTATGGGAAAAAAGGAATTGGATTATCAGATTATTTTAAAGATTATAGTTTCAGTTATGAGGCTGCTTATGAAGTAGTAGGTATCTTTGATAATAAAGAGAACAATATATTTAAGATATATATGCCAATGGCAGATTGGATAAGTCAGGATTTTCATTCAACCACATTGGCTAGATATCTTGTAAAAAACGGTACAGGTAATATCTTTATAGAAGCATATAAAAAAGATTTGCTTGCCAATATGAAATTTACCCTATATGACCAAGGTTATGAAGCAGCCTTAAAACCTATAGTTGAGTTAAAGGATACTTCAATTCTACTACTGCTTCTAGGGGGACTTTCGGCTATTATTATACTTGTTTTATTTTCTTATTTATATGTTATTAAGCAGAAGGATACCATAATTAATATGCTGGCTTTAGGAGCAGGTAAGAAGCGAACCCTAACATATATTTTATTTGGTTCAATGCTTTTGCTTATGGTGGCTTCTACCATAGGAGCATTTATAACATCAGTATTTATAGGAAGTTTAACAAAAATAATCTTCGACAGCATGACTTCATCATATAATAGGGATTTAATGTACAGTGAAAGAGCCCTAGGGCTTAGACTAGATTTTGAGACCAAAATCAGAATTAATTATTGGATTCCTGTAATTATTATATTACTAATACTAATTATAGGCTTTATATTGATAAACTGTCTTACATTATATGTATTTAATGGTGATAAATTTAAAGTAAATAGACCAAAGAAGGTATCTCCTAAGAAAAAGAGTATACAAGAAATTCATCCATCAAAAGCAAATAAAAAAGATATATTATTTGGCCGTATACGTCCCCTTTCTTTAAAATTTGCTTTAATTTCTTTAGTTAGAAGTGCCGGCAGGAGTTTTATTGTCCCTATACTTGCCTTTATTATGTCGGTTTTTCTTGTGTTTCTTGGCTATCTTTCTAATATGGAGAAAAGTAAAAAGGCAAATGTATATGACAATATACCTGTAAATGCCTATATGACCACATTCAAGAATGAAACCCGTGATCTTGGAGGGTTAAATCTTCAATATGATATTTTTAGGCTTATAGACCCTAATTATTCCTATAGAATGGGATGGGGCACGGAAGTTTACAATGAATTAATAAGTGGGGGCGAATATTCTTCTTCAAAGATTTATGAAGAAAGAAGAAAACTACTGGATTCTTCGGAATTTTTTAAGGAAATGTATCTTTATAATGCAGTACATTATGAATATATGGGGATTTCAAAGACAAAGGATGGTAGGGAATTTCCAGAGCTACAATCATATCCCAATATAAGAAAACATAAGAATGCTTTTGGATTTGATTGGTTTTTAAATATAATACCTAAGATGCCAAAATTAGCTTATGCTGATGATATAAGATATACTCCAGAGTTTTTTGATAATCAAGACTGTGAAGTAGAATTTCTATCAGGCTATGATTATGACTCCCTTAGCTTAAATGAGAATATAGGAATAATTCCAAGAAACTTTGCAAGTGAAAATAATATTGATTTGGGAGATACCATCCGCTTAACCGCTTGGTATATTTATGAAGAAGAATATGCATTATGTAGTGTATTAGATTTAGAAGTGATAGGTATATATGAACAAACTTGGCAATCAGACGTCATTTATACCCCTTGGATAATGAGCTATGACCATGATTACTATGTAGATTATAGCTATCCTATAGATTCTCAAGCCCAAGTGGAAACTATTTGGATATGGAATGAAATCTTACCAAGAAGTGTTAGGGCAGCTACATTTACCCTTAAAAATACAAAGAATTTAGCTGCCTTTAGAGAGTATTTGGATAAGCAAGGTTATAGTGAAGCCGGACAGATAAAAAATAATAGAAGAGCCATAGTAATCCAGGATAAAAAGCTGGAGGAAACCATAAAACCCTTTGATAATCATATTAAGTTAATGAATATATTAAATCCAATTATGTTGATTTTATTTGGAGTAATAGGATTTATGGTTTCATACTTACTGATTCGTCATAGAATAAGCGAGCTAGCTATTATGAGAAGTATGGGGGCAAAAAGAACATATGTATTTTTATCATTTTTTATAGAACAGCTGATACTTTTTTTACTAGGATTGATTCCGGTTTTCATATATTCTCTAATTTTTCCGAAGTACTTTATATATTACGGAGCAAGTGTGGCCTATTTTATTATTAGCTACCTTACCGGTTCAGGACTTTCATTAATATATCTTGGCAAAGCTGATTTATTGGATATATTATTTTCAAAGGAGTAA